The following proteins are co-located in the Dyadobacter chenwenxiniae genome:
- a CDS encoding tail fiber domain-containing protein has product MKQIYRIAALFFLGTLSIQSVIAQTHYGVGAGTQGGSHAFFGTNAGKVNAGNNNTFIGHEAGKENTTGGENTFIGFNAGLHNIKSGGNTFVGKSAGENTKSGSANTFIGEFAGGGNGSGDWNTYIGRYAGLANSAGSHNVAVGNEAGEGAHGHKNIMIGNLAGEYVDGNENIMIGSRTGRMTKTSYNTFIGFNAGFTNTAGAANALYGTEAGYSNTIGSNNAFFGYGSGYSNTKGEKNTYLGYAAGGNPELINATAIGALSKVTASNSLVLGNNAKVGIGMSAPAYQLHLSTDEAAKLGTPVWTVASDKRLKKDISDYTDGLEMLKKIHPVWFRYNGEAGTKTDKKFVGVIAQEMKEVAPYTVGSFTYQDTLGNKTEYLDYDAGAVTYMLVNAVKEQQEIIDQKEAKIQDLAKRLEILERIVASGTIKPLTGNSAARQEPSSDGVTLEQNAPNGFSQGTVIRFFIPQSVKEAVINIYTVAGVKVGSYPVAERGDSSLTLSAEEFENGVFVYDLVTDGKSNGARKMMVAK; this is encoded by the coding sequence ATGAAACAAATTTACAGAATTGCAGCTCTGTTTTTTCTAGGCACATTATCCATTCAAAGTGTTATTGCCCAAACACATTATGGTGTAGGAGCGGGGACGCAAGGAGGCTCACATGCATTTTTTGGCACAAATGCAGGAAAAGTTAATGCTGGAAATAATAATACATTTATTGGTCATGAGGCGGGAAAAGAAAATACCACAGGTGGGGAGAATACCTTCATCGGATTCAACGCAGGTTTGCACAATATTAAATCAGGTGGAAATACCTTTGTAGGAAAGTCAGCGGGAGAAAACACCAAGAGTGGCTCGGCAAATACATTTATAGGAGAATTTGCCGGTGGGGGCAACGGATCAGGCGATTGGAATACATATATTGGTAGATATGCTGGATTGGCGAATAGTGCGGGTAGCCACAATGTTGCAGTTGGTAATGAGGCAGGTGAAGGAGCTCATGGGCACAAGAATATCATGATAGGGAATTTAGCTGGTGAGTATGTCGATGGGAATGAAAATATTATGATTGGGTCTAGAACCGGTCGAATGACTAAGACTTCCTATAACACATTCATTGGCTTCAACGCTGGTTTCACAAACACCGCCGGCGCAGCCAATGCACTTTATGGCACCGAGGCTGGATATTCAAACACAATAGGGAGCAATAATGCTTTTTTTGGATACGGCTCGGGCTATTCAAATACCAAGGGAGAGAAAAACACTTACCTCGGTTACGCTGCTGGAGGAAATCCTGAGTTGATCAATGCCACCGCAATCGGTGCACTTTCAAAAGTTACAGCAAGCAACAGCCTGGTGCTTGGTAACAATGCAAAAGTTGGAATTGGAATGTCGGCGCCAGCTTATCAACTTCATCTGAGCACGGACGAGGCGGCTAAGTTAGGCACACCTGTTTGGACGGTTGCATCGGACAAGAGATTGAAAAAAGACATTTCTGATTACACCGATGGCCTGGAAATGTTGAAGAAAATCCATCCGGTTTGGTTTAGATATAATGGCGAGGCGGGCACGAAGACTGATAAGAAATTCGTAGGCGTCATTGCACAAGAGATGAAGGAAGTTGCGCCTTACACGGTTGGGAGCTTCACTTACCAAGACACATTAGGCAACAAAACCGAATATTTGGATTACGACGCCGGTGCGGTGACTTATATGCTGGTCAATGCGGTGAAGGAGCAACAGGAAATTATTGATCAGAAGGAAGCTAAAATTCAAGACCTGGCTAAGCGTTTGGAAATATTGGAAAGAATCGTGGCGTCAGGCACGATCAAGCCGTTAACTGGTAATAGTGCAGCACGCCAGGAACCGAGCTCAGACGGTGTTACGCTGGAACAAAACGCACCGAACGGATTTTCTCAAGGCACTGTCATTCGTTTCTTCATTCCGCAATCCGTGAAAGAAGCGGTTATCAATATCTATACGGTGGCAGGCGTAAAGGTTGGTTCTTATCCCGTTGCAGAACGTGGCGATAGCTCATTGACATTATCAGCGGAAGAATTTGAAAACGGCGTTTTTGTTTATGATCTGGTTACGGATGGCAAAAGCAATGGTGCCAGGAAAATGATGGTTGCGAAGTAA
- a CDS encoding TIGR02757 family protein gives MPGAETIIPTFSSFVTDLLEEKAEQYNQPAFIPFDPISIPHSFSVKQDIEIMGFWAAVLAWGQRKTIINKCHELTTLMDGAPYDFILNHTDSDLKPFLHFKHRTFNATDTLYFLHFFKQYYKQHESLEFAFSSHMQEGEETIESALIGFHNLFRDSEDFPARTAKHIATPLRKSSCKRLNMFLRWMVRKDDKGVDFGIWNTIKPSQLVCPCDVHVDRVARLLGLIKRPITDWQTAKELTASLKQLSPEDPVKYDFALFGLGIEGFAK, from the coding sequence ATGCCAGGCGCTGAGACAATCATTCCCACATTTTCATCATTTGTTACGGATTTATTGGAAGAGAAGGCAGAGCAATACAATCAGCCTGCGTTCATTCCTTTCGATCCGATCAGCATTCCGCATTCTTTTTCTGTTAAACAGGACATCGAAATCATGGGTTTCTGGGCGGCAGTGCTAGCCTGGGGACAGCGCAAAACGATCATTAATAAATGTCACGAGCTGACAACATTGATGGACGGCGCTCCGTACGACTTCATTCTGAATCACACCGACAGCGACTTAAAGCCATTCCTGCATTTCAAGCACCGCACATTCAACGCCACGGATACGCTTTATTTCCTGCACTTCTTCAAACAATATTATAAGCAGCACGAGTCATTGGAATTCGCATTCAGCAGTCATATGCAAGAAGGTGAAGAAACTATCGAAAGTGCTTTAATTGGCTTCCACAACCTCTTCCGCGACTCTGAGGATTTCCCTGCCAGAACCGCCAAACACATTGCCACACCATTGCGAAAATCGTCCTGCAAGCGCCTGAATATGTTTCTGCGCTGGATGGTCAGAAAAGATGATAAAGGAGTTGACTTCGGCATTTGGAACACTATTAAGCCGTCACAGCTCGTCTGCCCCTGCGACGTCCACGTGGACCGCGTCGCTAGATTGCTCGGCCTCATCAAACGCCCCATCACCGACTGGCAAACCGCCAAAGAACTCACCGCTTCATTAAAACAACTGAGTCCCGAAGACCCTGTGAAGTATGACTTTGCGTTGTTTGGATTGGGGATTGAGGGGTTTGCGAAATAG
- a CDS encoding LysM peptidoglycan-binding domain-containing protein: MKYVFCLTILAGLLTGLIEARANGNYEVDSVGSERVGGKIFVLHRVNQGQTMFAVVRQYGTSIQALRDANPGMNDQIQSGQTIRVPYTPKTSRKDSKKEDKKEAAKVEEKEVKPAATTPAVTVPAPTAPAATTPAATTTPATTSTAPAPVTTSAPTASATTPTPANGLHKVEPGETLYRVAVKYGVLMADLRKWNNLTDDNLKDGLELIVSEKGIEKPAPAVTAPAPKVTTTTTVVKDSVKAKAIVPEKVVKPVEEVAPPKVVKGKKKSESGLAEVIETDESTSKFLGLHRTAPVGALVEVLNEYNQEKIIVRIIGRIPDTSINDDIVIKLSSRAFEKVSPNSKRFRAVVSYLE; the protein is encoded by the coding sequence ATGAAATACGTTTTTTGCCTGACCATTTTGGCAGGTTTGTTGACAGGTTTGATTGAGGCCCGGGCAAACGGGAATTATGAGGTTGACTCCGTTGGGTCCGAAAGAGTGGGAGGGAAGATATTCGTTCTGCACAGGGTAAACCAGGGGCAGACCATGTTTGCGGTGGTTCGTCAGTATGGAACTTCCATTCAGGCACTTCGGGATGCCAATCCGGGCATGAACGATCAGATCCAATCCGGGCAGACGATCCGCGTTCCGTACACGCCGAAAACCAGCAGGAAAGATTCAAAAAAGGAAGATAAAAAAGAGGCGGCCAAAGTTGAGGAAAAGGAAGTGAAGCCAGCTGCAACAACGCCGGCTGTGACAGTTCCTGCTCCTACTGCACCGGCTGCGACAACGCCAGCTGCTACCACGACGCCCGCTACCACGTCAACAGCTCCAGCACCTGTAACGACTTCGGCGCCCACTGCCAGTGCAACAACACCTACACCGGCCAATGGCCTTCATAAGGTCGAACCCGGCGAAACGCTTTACCGCGTTGCGGTGAAATATGGCGTGCTGATGGCTGACCTTAGGAAATGGAACAATTTAACGGACGACAACCTGAAAGATGGTCTGGAACTGATCGTCAGTGAAAAAGGAATAGAAAAGCCTGCACCAGCCGTAACCGCACCCGCGCCAAAAGTGACTACAACAACAACAGTCGTGAAGGATTCGGTGAAGGCTAAGGCCATCGTTCCGGAAAAAGTAGTGAAACCAGTGGAGGAAGTTGCGCCGCCCAAAGTTGTCAAGGGTAAAAAGAAATCGGAATCTGGTTTAGCGGAAGTGATCGAAACAGATGAAAGCACCAGCAAATTCCTGGGGCTACACCGCACAGCGCCTGTAGGGGCTTTGGTTGAGGTTTTGAATGAATATAATCAGGAGAAAATCATTGTGCGTATTATTGGAAGAATCCCCGATACAAGCATTAATGACGATATTGTAATTAAGTTATCTTCAAGGGCTTTTGAAAAAGTTTCGCCCAATAGCAAACGATTCAGGGCGGTTGTCAGTTACTTGGAGTAA
- a CDS encoding DUF4905 domain-containing protein: MQKVFSQRFSQNIWRILPNPDPQSNLWIIELRESELKLVSFAMVDTGQMKQLWHYSPPEADWWSSLTAFSHDNIFLHNYRYPEVPEPTDLLAFSGLDGQFLWALPNHLMVKPLDANCIEVASKSGEQFIYKECDAKTGALLPLKESYKEEFEKVILREPVRYRKDSVYFEKLATFIQNITNGHIAVTIDYLEKRPYIMFSYYIYEQDKSVQYLLIVTDQKQLVLHEQLSEEREGMGRSTMMLKASTLVYLKNNNEFSSLTLS, encoded by the coding sequence TTGCAAAAAGTCTTTTCTCAGCGGTTTTCACAAAATATCTGGCGGATTTTGCCCAACCCGGATCCGCAAAGTAATCTGTGGATTATCGAATTGCGGGAAAGTGAATTGAAGCTTGTCTCATTTGCAATGGTCGATACGGGGCAAATGAAGCAGTTGTGGCACTATTCCCCGCCAGAAGCCGATTGGTGGAGTTCGCTGACCGCATTTTCCCACGACAACATTTTCCTACACAATTACCGTTATCCGGAAGTCCCCGAACCCACAGATCTGCTTGCGTTTTCTGGTCTTGATGGTCAGTTTTTGTGGGCTTTGCCGAATCATTTGATGGTTAAGCCACTGGATGCAAATTGTATAGAAGTTGCGAGCAAGTCAGGCGAGCAATTTATATATAAGGAGTGCGATGCTAAAACCGGTGCGCTCTTGCCATTGAAAGAAAGTTATAAGGAGGAATTTGAAAAAGTAATTTTACGGGAACCGGTTCGTTACAGGAAAGACAGCGTTTACTTTGAAAAACTGGCCACATTTATTCAAAATATAACGAATGGACATATTGCTGTGACCATTGATTATCTGGAGAAAAGACCCTATATAATGTTTTCTTATTATATTTACGAGCAAGATAAATCAGTTCAATATCTCCTCATTGTTACAGATCAGAAGCAGTTGGTTTTACACGAACAATTGTCCGAAGAACGCGAAGGAATGGGCCGCTCAACGATGATGCTAAAAGCGTCTACATTGGTTTATCTAAAAAATAATAACGAGTTTTCGAGTTTAACACTTTCATAA
- the kdsB gene encoding 3-deoxy-manno-octulosonate cytidylyltransferase — MRILGIIPARYASTRFPAKALVDIGGKSMIRRVYEQSSKAKQLDQVIVATDDERIFNHVTDFGGKAIMTANTHQSGTDRCFEAFTKTEGVYEYVINIQGDEPFISPEPIDNLAEALDGKVELATLVKVIDSDEILFNHNVPKAVLNKRNEVLYFSRQTIPYLRNPESGQWLGAHTFYKHIGIYAYRAAVLAEITRLPVSSLEKAEALEQLRWLENGYTIKAVITSDDSHGVDTPEDLVRVSRKFLL; from the coding sequence GTGCGAATATTAGGAATTATCCCTGCCCGCTATGCTTCTACCCGTTTTCCAGCCAAAGCATTGGTTGATATCGGCGGTAAAAGCATGATCCGGCGCGTTTATGAACAATCATCCAAAGCTAAACAACTCGATCAGGTAATTGTTGCAACGGACGATGAAAGAATTTTTAATCACGTAACCGATTTTGGTGGGAAGGCCATCATGACTGCAAATACGCACCAAAGTGGAACAGACCGTTGTTTCGAAGCGTTTACCAAAACGGAAGGCGTATACGAGTATGTGATCAACATTCAGGGTGATGAGCCGTTTATCAGTCCGGAACCCATTGATAATCTGGCAGAAGCATTGGATGGGAAAGTTGAGCTGGCAACGCTCGTCAAGGTGATCGACAGCGATGAAATCCTGTTCAACCATAATGTGCCCAAGGCCGTTCTGAACAAGCGCAATGAAGTGTTGTATTTCAGCCGACAGACGATCCCTTATCTGCGTAATCCTGAATCGGGCCAATGGCTTGGTGCTCACACTTTTTACAAACATATAGGCATCTACGCATATCGTGCGGCCGTCCTTGCAGAGATTACCAGGCTTCCGGTTTCATCGCTGGAAAAAGCAGAGGCACTCGAGCAACTTCGCTGGCTGGAAAATGGTTATACCATCAAAGCAGTGATCACCTCAGACGACTCTCACGGCGTGGATACGCCCGAGGATCTGGTGCGCGTAAGCAGGAAGTTTTTGTTATAG
- the porX gene encoding T9SS response regulator signal transducer PorX, producing the protein MQYNILWADDEIDLLKPHIMFLTNKGYSVTPVNSGADALDRIENDRFDIVFLDEMMPGMTGLETLAQIKQQQPNLPVVMITKSEEEHIMEDAIGSKIDDYLIKPLNPNQILLSVKKILDNKRLVTEKTTLSYQQEFRNLAMQYQDRIGHEEWADIYKKLIYWELELENSEDQGMAEVFSMQKSEANANFCKFIEDEYEEWLNDPRSDKPILSHQLMKQKVFPHLKGSDEPLFFLLIDNFRYDQWKMIQPILQEYFNIEEESSYYSILPTTTGYARNAIFSGLMPSEMERKHPQWWVSDENTPEGEEGLNNHEHDFLQKQLEMNHLNNVKSSYHKILNANQGKALIDNFNNMLNNQLNVVVYNFVDMLSHARTDVQMIKELAPDEAAYRSITKSWFQHSPLLDFIKKVAEKKCRLILTTDHGMIRVQKPVKIIGYRETNTNLRYKHGKNLGFDDKNLMVCRKPERIFLPKPHVSTSYVFTKEDYFFAYPNNYNQYVNLYRDTFQHGGVSLEEMIIPIIDLTAK; encoded by the coding sequence ATGCAATATAACATTCTTTGGGCCGATGATGAAATAGATCTTCTCAAACCACATATCATGTTCCTGACCAATAAAGGTTACAGCGTAACGCCCGTTAACAGCGGCGCAGATGCATTGGACCGAATTGAAAATGACCGGTTTGACATTGTTTTTCTGGACGAAATGATGCCGGGTATGACGGGCCTGGAAACATTGGCACAAATAAAACAGCAACAGCCTAATTTGCCTGTTGTGATGATTACAAAGAGTGAGGAAGAGCATATTATGGAAGATGCCATCGGCTCCAAAATAGATGATTATCTTATTAAACCACTGAATCCCAATCAAATATTACTGTCGGTTAAGAAAATCCTGGATAATAAAAGGCTGGTTACTGAAAAAACGACATTGAGTTACCAGCAGGAATTCAGAAACCTGGCCATGCAATATCAGGACAGGATCGGTCACGAAGAATGGGCTGATATTTATAAAAAATTGATTTACTGGGAGTTGGAATTAGAAAACTCAGAAGATCAGGGCATGGCAGAGGTTTTCAGCATGCAAAAAAGTGAGGCGAACGCTAACTTCTGCAAATTTATCGAAGATGAATACGAAGAATGGCTGAACGATCCGCGATCAGACAAGCCGATATTATCGCATCAATTGATGAAGCAAAAGGTTTTCCCGCATCTTAAAGGATCGGACGAGCCGCTCTTTTTCTTGTTAATCGACAATTTCCGTTATGATCAATGGAAAATGATCCAGCCGATTTTGCAGGAATATTTCAATATCGAAGAAGAGTCGTCTTACTATTCAATCCTTCCCACAACAACCGGATATGCGCGTAATGCTATATTCTCCGGCCTTATGCCAAGTGAAATGGAGCGTAAGCATCCGCAGTGGTGGGTAAGTGATGAAAACACGCCGGAAGGTGAAGAAGGACTTAACAACCATGAGCATGATTTCCTCCAGAAACAACTGGAAATGAATCACCTTAACAATGTTAAAAGCTCTTATCACAAAATCCTGAATGCAAATCAGGGAAAAGCGTTGATCGACAACTTCAATAACATGCTGAATAATCAGCTGAATGTGGTCGTTTATAACTTCGTGGACATGCTTTCGCACGCACGCACGGATGTGCAGATGATCAAAGAGCTGGCTCCTGATGAAGCAGCATACAGGTCTATCACAAAATCCTGGTTCCAGCATTCACCGCTTTTGGATTTTATCAAAAAAGTGGCTGAGAAGAAATGCAGGCTGATATTAACCACTGACCACGGTATGATCCGGGTGCAGAAACCGGTGAAAATCATTGGCTATCGCGAGACAAATACGAACCTGCGTTACAAACACGGAAAGAATCTGGGATTTGATGACAAAAACTTAATGGTTTGTCGCAAACCAGAAAGGATTTTCCTTCCAAAACCGCATGTATCGACATCATATGTGTTTACGAAAGAGGATTATTTCTTTGCCTACCCGAATAATTACAATCAATATGTGAATTTGTACAGGGACACATTCCAGCACGGCGGAGTCTCACTCGAAGAAATGATCATCCCGATCATTGATTTAACTGCAAAGTAA
- a CDS encoding cell division ATP-binding protein FtsE codes for MTESTEPIIILDRADIYQGERPVLNDVHFEIKNGEFVYMIGRTGSGKSSLLKTLYADLWLHTGSAKVAGYELHNIKRSDIPFLRRKIGIVFQDFQLLSDRSVEDNLSFVLKATGWDNQGKISKRIAEVLMQVGLGTAQKRMPHQLSGGEQQRVVIARAMLNEPRILIADEPTGNLDPEVAEQIMQVFRTINNAGVAILMATHNHEFLRKFPARVLKCENGNVIEG; via the coding sequence ATGACGGAGTCAACAGAGCCAATTATCATACTGGATAGGGCAGATATTTATCAGGGTGAGCGGCCTGTTTTAAACGATGTACATTTTGAAATAAAAAACGGTGAGTTCGTGTACATGATTGGACGGACCGGAAGCGGGAAAAGTTCTCTTTTGAAGACTTTATATGCAGATCTGTGGCTGCACACAGGTTCTGCAAAGGTTGCCGGTTATGAGTTGCATAACATTAAAAGATCGGACATTCCTTTCCTCCGCCGCAAAATAGGCATTGTTTTTCAGGACTTTCAGTTACTGTCTGACCGTTCTGTTGAGGATAACCTTTCATTTGTATTAAAAGCAACCGGCTGGGATAACCAGGGAAAGATTTCTAAACGCATTGCAGAGGTTTTAATGCAGGTGGGACTGGGGACTGCCCAGAAAAGAATGCCGCACCAACTTTCAGGCGGTGAGCAGCAACGGGTCGTAATCGCCCGGGCTATGCTGAACGAACCGCGGATTTTGATCGCTGACGAGCCGACAGGTAACCTTGATCCGGAAGTTGCGGAGCAGATTATGCAGGTCTTCAGGACGATTAACAACGCCGGCGTTGCAATCTTAATGGCCACGCACAACCACGAGTTCCTGAGAAAATTCCCCGCACGCGTTCTGAAATGTGAAAATGGAAATGTTATAGAAGGCTGA
- the fsa gene encoding fructose-6-phosphate aldolase, with translation MKFFIDTANLAEIQEAQAFGVLDGVTTNPSLMAKEGITGKDNIMRHYKAICDIVDGDVSAEVVSIDLAGMIREGEELIEIDDKIVVKIPMIKEGVKALKYFSSKGVRTNCTLIFSAGQALLAAKAGATYVSPFIGRLDDISTDGIALIEQILLIYRNYGFDTQVLAASVRHPMHIIQCAEVGADVMTGPLSAMEALLKHPLTDIGLEKFLADYKKGNPNT, from the coding sequence ATGAAATTTTTTATTGATACTGCTAATCTGGCAGAAATTCAGGAAGCTCAGGCTTTCGGTGTTTTAGATGGCGTTACTACCAACCCATCGTTAATGGCTAAGGAAGGAATTACGGGCAAGGATAATATCATGCGTCATTACAAGGCGATTTGTGACATTGTAGACGGCGATGTGAGCGCGGAAGTTGTTTCCATCGATTTGGCTGGAATGATTCGCGAAGGTGAGGAATTGATCGAGATCGATGATAAAATTGTAGTGAAGATCCCGATGATCAAGGAAGGCGTGAAAGCCTTGAAATATTTTTCGAGCAAAGGTGTTCGCACGAACTGTACATTGATTTTCTCGGCAGGTCAAGCACTTTTGGCTGCAAAAGCTGGCGCAACTTACGTTTCTCCATTCATCGGTCGTCTGGATGACATTTCAACAGACGGTATCGCTTTGATCGAGCAGATTCTTTTGATTTACAGAAACTACGGTTTTGATACACAGGTTTTAGCAGCATCTGTTCGTCACCCAATGCACATTATCCAGTGCGCAGAAGTTGGTGCAGATGTAATGACAGGTCCGTTGAGCGCGATGGAAGCATTGCTGAAACACCCGCTTACGGACATTGGTCTTGAGAAATTCCTTGCCGATTACAAAAAGGGAAATCCAAATACCTAA
- a CDS encoding tetratricopeptide repeat protein — translation MPRYFFLFFLYLCLSCAQSSDAFLKKGKELMQEGKTREAIEFINKAIEKDDANADAFNLRGVAYYELKEYPSALLDFGQAIKLQPQSYRPYFNRALLYTDENRLDSAFADYNKSAELAPDTADVFLNRGQLLVLMEKPTEAIADFEKATKLDDNNKQAWYNLGNTYYRNKDYKKATLAFRQTVRLDAAYGKAFYGLGLAQWNDGEKDLGCTNLKQASNLGYSDAANALAQFCQ, via the coding sequence ATGCCGCGTTATTTTTTTTTATTTTTCCTCTATTTATGTCTGTCATGTGCCCAATCTTCTGATGCTTTTTTAAAAAAAGGGAAAGAATTAATGCAGGAAGGCAAAACCCGGGAAGCCATCGAATTCATTAACAAGGCCATCGAAAAAGACGACGCTAATGCGGATGCCTTCAACCTCAGGGGAGTTGCTTATTATGAACTGAAAGAATATCCGAGTGCCTTGCTGGATTTCGGGCAGGCCATCAAATTGCAACCGCAATCATATCGTCCCTATTTCAACCGGGCATTGCTTTATACGGATGAAAACCGCCTTGATTCGGCATTTGCCGATTACAACAAGTCGGCCGAACTTGCTCCTGATACGGCAGATGTATTCCTCAACCGTGGCCAATTACTGGTTTTGATGGAAAAACCGACCGAAGCGATCGCCGATTTTGAAAAGGCGACCAAACTGGACGATAACAACAAACAAGCCTGGTATAACCTTGGCAACACTTATTATCGCAATAAAGACTATAAGAAGGCGACATTGGCATTTCGCCAGACCGTGCGTCTGGATGCGGCTTATGGCAAGGCTTTTTATGGTCTCGGCCTGGCGCAATGGAATGATGGCGAGAAGGATCTGGGCTGCACCAATTTAAAACAAGCTTCAAATCTTGGTTATTCGGATGCTGCAAATGCGCTGGCTCAATTTTGTCAGTGA
- a CDS encoding transmembrane 220 family protein, protein MRLFKIGFGIIFVIFAYLQLNDPDSGLWIAIYSFAALACFMSIRELWPSWVFYALGAGYLVAAILQWPPEFEGIFFGETAMRSLNIELARESLGLGICTIVMIVIGKWG, encoded by the coding sequence ATGAGACTTTTCAAAATAGGATTCGGAATCATTTTTGTCATTTTTGCCTATTTGCAATTGAATGACCCCGATTCAGGCTTATGGATCGCCATATACAGTTTTGCGGCGCTGGCTTGCTTTATGAGCATCCGCGAACTTTGGCCGAGTTGGGTGTTTTATGCGCTTGGCGCTGGGTATCTGGTTGCCGCCATATTGCAGTGGCCACCGGAATTTGAAGGAATATTCTTTGGAGAAACGGCTATGCGGAGCCTTAATATTGAGCTGGCGCGAGAATCGCTGGGTCTTGGAATTTGTACAATCGTGATGATCGTGATTGGCAAGTGGGGATGA
- a CDS encoding biotin--[acetyl-CoA-carboxylase] ligase, with translation MYNSIQDTLIIGKKVIYLPTCHSTNDIAAEIVHAGLFDEGTIVITDNQVKGRGQRGTEWVANPGQNLTFSVILTPVFLPVADQFLLSQIVALAIRAYVNKYVPDVKVKWPNDIHANGKKVCGVLIENAIQGSKISTSIIGIGINVNQQSFTNAQATSIGKETGEQYTLGEEFHKVLRCLDMFYADLKLKISHDRIRTDYLSNLYGYNQSITFRHQNRILTGTVDKVTQQGKLIMQLLSETGTIEVGLKEIEWLN, from the coding sequence TTGTACAACTCTATACAGGATACCTTAATAATTGGTAAAAAAGTTATATATCTGCCAACTTGTCACTCTACAAACGACATAGCGGCTGAAATAGTGCACGCAGGGTTGTTTGACGAAGGGACCATTGTCATAACCGACAATCAGGTAAAGGGCAGGGGGCAACGAGGGACAGAATGGGTCGCAAATCCTGGGCAGAATCTTACTTTTTCAGTCATTTTAACACCCGTTTTTTTGCCGGTGGCAGACCAGTTTTTGCTTAGCCAAATCGTTGCCCTCGCAATCCGCGCTTATGTAAACAAATATGTACCGGATGTGAAAGTTAAGTGGCCAAATGACATTCATGCAAACGGCAAAAAGGTGTGCGGTGTTCTGATCGAGAATGCAATTCAAGGGAGCAAAATTTCGACTTCGATCATCGGCATCGGTATAAATGTAAATCAGCAGAGTTTTACCAATGCACAGGCAACTTCAATTGGTAAGGAAACGGGGGAGCAATACACTCTAGGTGAAGAGTTTCATAAAGTGCTTCGCTGCCTGGATATGTTTTATGCCGATTTGAAATTGAAAATCTCACATGATCGCATCCGCACGGATTATCTGAGTAATCTTTACGGATACAATCAATCAATAACTTTCAGGCACCAAAATCGCATTTTAACAGGCACTGTAGACAAAGTGACGCAGCAGGGAAAGCTTATCATGCAATTGCTGTCAGAAACAGGAACAATCGAAGTTGGACTCAAGGAAATTGAGTGGCTCAATTGA
- the rsfS gene encoding ribosome silencing factor: MKERKNKELSSKDLSELVAKGMIEKKGLDIAILDLRKLKNSITDFFVICSGNSDTQIDALANSVEDEVYKMSKTEPWQKEGKANGEWILIDYVDVVAHIFNKDRRKHYDLEELWGDAEVTYLEDSMV; the protein is encoded by the coding sequence ATGAAAGAACGCAAAAATAAAGAACTATCCTCAAAAGATCTCTCTGAGCTGGTAGCAAAAGGAATGATAGAGAAGAAAGGCTTGGACATCGCAATACTTGACCTCAGAAAATTAAAAAATTCAATAACTGATTTTTTTGTAATTTGTTCGGGTAATTCCGACACGCAGATAGATGCTTTGGCCAATTCGGTTGAAGACGAAGTTTACAAAATGTCCAAAACAGAACCCTGGCAGAAGGAAGGAAAGGCGAATGGGGAATGGATTTTGATTGACTATGTAGATGTTGTAGCACACATATTCAATAAAGATCGCCGCAAGCATTATGATCTGGAAGAACTTTGGGGAGATGCAGAGGTAACATACCTGGAAGATTCCATGGTATAA